A region of the Hylaeus volcanicus isolate JK05 chromosome 5, UHH_iyHylVolc1.0_haploid, whole genome shotgun sequence genome:
AAAAGAACATTGTCTAATTGTAAGATCGTCATGCATTGTATAGGTATCGGGTTGAAACATAGGCTATTCTTAAGGTTGGAGCtctaatataacaaaataccttgtaaataattctattcaaACTAAATCTATAAATGTATCAATATAAACCCATGGAATTCATATCTACGCCCAATATTCGattgtcaaaataaaactagGCACCTTAAACGTCCTAGAATTCATTCCTAATCAAATCTCTGAATAGAGAGGCATCTaccttaaaatataaaatacaatatcgTTCGGAATTCCCACCCCCTCGAGCAGTTATGTTTCTCCAGCGGGTCGCATGCGAACACAACGAGATCGTCGACGGATAGACGACGATGGCCGAGCCAGGGGCCACTGTGCGAGCGTGTACCCGCGCGTATAGACACAGAACGGGAGTAGTCGGTTTCCCACAGGGTTCGACATCTGTCCCTAGCCGTGGGGGCAAGTCGGTGGCTCCTTAGCGAAGGGTGCCGCGCGGGACACCCCCTGCCCCGGCCTGGCTCCGCCACCAATCGTGGGAACACCACTTCGGAAGAGTCGTTGACTTCCTGTGCTTCCCACAGGATCTACGTTTCGGCTCCTAGCACCTGCTTCTCGGCAGATATCTTGCCTAGCGGTACCGTTCGATCTCGCGATGAGATTCACCGCGCGTTTTGGTATGTTCTATCCCTCGAAGCTTCTACGAATGTTCTTCTACATCTTCCAACTGTGCTAGTCATCAAATTTCGCCTTTTGTCATTCTCCTAACGGGTTAACAAGTGTACTCGGCAATTACTAGGCGTTCGATCacttattgtaatttaaattgaaatatttactcacCGTTCTGCTACGGTTTCTTCGCTATGGGTCTCTCTAGACCCAGAGAggccaatttcaatttttcgatgCATGTTCTAGAACTCTAtctatttgaattaatttggaGACTACCAGGGTTCGGGTAATTGGATAATTCGTACAATAATTGGAGCTCACGAATTCCTAcaagtataaattaatgttgttATATATacagataaagaattgaaattgaaattgaaatgaaaggTACAGTCGGCGTaggaagtattcgtacaggaagtatttatttgaaataacttactgtatgaatatttcttacacTAACTCTATATCTATCGACgaagtttgattaaattaaataatagtttcgatactatcaaatgaatttatacaaaCGTTCACTTGGAATTAGACCCGACGCGAATGATAAACGCACGCAACGCCCAAGCGACAGATGGTAGTTCGGTTGTCGAGTCGCAATTACAGCGAAGCCTCGCAATGGCCTGCGGTCAACAGGTGTCTTCCGGTCGCGACTTGGACGATAGGCGAGGAGAATCGTAACGATTAAAGGAATCAGGGAACAACAGGTTGACGCCACCGCTGATTTCCGCACTTGTTACGAATCCGTGGTATACTATTCTTAGAGGAACcgattgtattaggttgtcccgaaagttcctttcgcgagttgcactcaattattttacgtagtcgtgtttatagaaatagacagtctaatttcatagatattcatgttgtaacagtaatggagcaaaatgaatcgtgcacaattcagaaatgtaacataaaacataaaatattgtgcatgtattacttattaataaagcgaacgaaacttttgggacaacctaatatttgtacatatttaacaaattcccTGATTATTACCTGAGATTACCTGAGAGTACTTCTTTATATCTTTATGTTccactaataaaaaaatgattcgttGACGTCAAGATTAATCGAAATGTTCACTATTTAAGAACATTCTCCGAACGATCCTCGTATGAATAGAAAATTCTTAGCTCGAAGGGTTGATATTCCAAATACTCCCAGGGAAACCGGAAGCTGTCCTCCGATAACACAATCCCCGCGTAACGGTAAGGCGCGTTTCCGCTTGGTAGGCTTTTATTACGCAAGAGGTTCCGTTTACTTCCTCTTTTTCACGTACGCGATCCGATCGCAGGCTCACCTTTATTTCGTAGCGTCCGCAGGTGCTCGACGGTGAGCTGCAAAATTTCCGCCTTTTCCAATTTGCCGCTGTGCGGATCCCTCGCCGCGGCGGGCACCAATCTTCTCAGCTCGCCGAGGGACGCGTTTATTCTGTCGCGACGTTTCTTCTCGATCATACCCCTCCTGCGTTTTCGCGACGCGTGTTGACAGGAATCGCCTCCGGGCGAGTTGCAACTGTATCGAGAAAAGGGAAACAAAGAACGGGGGTGAGTACCAGACGGATCTGCCTTTCGCATTTCAAACGTAACGTTTCATCCCAGACCCTCGCGTTTCCTTCCTTCGATCGCCACCTGCCTCTAAGCAGGACGACGCGAACGGAGGCGAAAAACACGTTCGTCGCGCTTTGTGACAGAATTTtgggtaaaaaataaactttcggCGGTAACTAGGTAATGGAAGGTTTTATGAAAGGAAAGTAACGATAAAACTCGAGTTCCTTGAACACTTAATGGGCATACtgtttcgtaaatatttgtaccctctattgaaaaaatttgtttaaattaaatggtaggtttgatggttccaagtgtatgtttgcataaatatgttgatgtatgcgtaaatatatacatgtataaacttgttcatacatatatttataatgaaaagtaACTCCCTTGCACTATTTCCAAGAGTCTAACTCGTGATGATAATTTATGccgaaattgaaaatcacaGATTATTGATGATATATTAAGACAAATTTTcatcacgagtcagactcgtgctTTGCAAGTTTGGTCTAAACTTTCCATCCCGAGGCAGACTCGTGATTTGCCAATTTGGTCCAGAATTTCGATCACGAGCCAGACTCGTAATTGTCAAGTTTGGCCTAAACATTTcatcacgagtcagactcgNNNNNNNNNNtcgtgattttcaagtttggcttgaaattttcatcacgagTTAGACTCTTGCTTTGCAAGTTTGGTCTAAACTTTCCATCCCGAGCCAGACTCGTGATTTGCCAATTTGGCCCAGAATTTCGATCACGAGCcggactcgtgattttcaagtttggccTAAAATTTCCATCGGTGATGAAAAGTTTAGACCAAATATGAAAACCACGAGTCTGGCTCGTGATGATATTCCAGACCAAAtatgaaaatcacgagtctggcTCGTGATGANNNNNNNNNNTGATATTCCAGACCAAAtatgaaaatcacgagtctggcTCGTGATGAAAAGTTCAGACCAAATTTGCAAATCACGAGTTTTACTCGTGATGATATTTTAAACCAACTTTGCAAATCACGAGTCTAACTCGTGATGAAAAGTTCAGACCAAATTTGCAAATCACGAGTCTAACTCGTGATGAAAAGTTTAGGCCAAATTTGCaaatcacgagtctgactcgtgacGATATTCTACGCCAAATATGAAAATCCCGAGTCTGATTCGTGATATTTTAagccaaacttgaaaatcacgatttcgactataaatatatacacgtatgaacttatttataaacatacgtattcataataaaaaattcattcggtaATAccgaaactattattatttaatgtaatccAGCCGACCTAGAGaccttcaatagacatagagggtacgaatatttctgtaattgactgtataattaaattcgataatGTACGATATTATTTGGTCAACATCGGTATCATTCAATCCGTATCAACACTAATATTCCAAAGAggtaaaatttctttgtaattgTATTCGAACCTGAACTTTTGTGGAACAACGAGAAAcagtttagaaaaatatatcggAGACATAATTTAGTATCCTTGTCGAGAGCGAAGGGGTTACTCTTTTCAAACGGGAGAACAATGACATATTAATTACCGCGTTATTGTAAATGGGAGGCGACATATGTTGGACACGGGTGGCAATatttttctcgcgaaacgTGTCGTGCATTAATTAACTTGGATTGTAAGATGCAAAACCGCGACGAACGCACGCggagaattaatatttattaattaataaaaacaattatgaTTCGAATCATACTTACGGTTCCTTGCCGCTCTCCTCGGAGAACACGTCGTCGCAGTCGGAGTCGCTCATGGCCCTCTTCATGCTTCTCTGTTGATGAGCTTGTCCCTGCTGCgattgttgttgctgttgctgctgttgttgctgctgttgctgttgctgctgacCGCTCTCCTGACTTCTCAAGTCCGCAACGTCGATCTTAAGCTCCGGAAATTCGTGACCAGGCCTCATTTCCGTTCCCAGGTCGGGCCTCATCATGTCTTGATGCCTGATGTCCTGGTGCCTAGCCATCTCGGGTCTGTGCAACTCCTGGTGCCTCTGCATGTCGGGGTGCCTCAGATCGGGCCTGTGCATCTCGTGCCTGAGCTCTTGAGGCCTCAGATCGGCGCTACTGGGGTGTCTCAGCTCGTGAGGTGGACGCATGTCGTGATGGTGACGCATATCGGGATGCTGGGGCTGATAAGACGGATGAGGCGGGGGTGGATAGCCCCAGTGATGACCAGAGGGTGGTCCAGGGAGGCTGGGGATATGGCTGGGCCCCACTGGCCCGGAAGCGATCTCTGACGACAGCAGAGTGCTGTTTTCGTCGGAACGAGCCACAACTACTCTCCACATGTTGCTTCAGTGTAGACTCGATAAAAACAATTGGTCGATCGGTTGATCGAGACGAGGTACCTTTGAACCGACACTGTTTACACCACGAAACAACTTCTATTTTCTCGGCGTAGAGTGTTCCGTAAAcgaaactttaatttctataaaaaatgtCAAGACTGTATCACAACCAGGTACGTAGGTTCTATCTGAACAAGAGTCTTCCTGGTCCCGGCCTGGTGCGCAAAGTGGGTCTCGTAAAGGTGACAGGCTCGCATATACCGATCGTCATCGTACTCGGAATAATCCCTTCTTAACTTCGAATAACCTTCTTCACTCTCGTATTATTACCCTCGCGTATTCCTCGCACATTCGAAACTAGTCACTAATCGAAGCAAAACTCCTCGAAAAAGTCCACGTTCGACGAACAGCACGATGACTTAGACTTAGATTACAAGAGTCCAAGTCGTAGGGACGAATTCGGGACACGTCACGCGCGGAGGCGTCTCGCAGGACGTAAACGAAAGGAGCAATCGCGGTGGACACTTGTTACTCGTAGGAAGTTTATCGAAGCTCACGTGCCGCGGCTTCCTGGCGACGGTCGCGGTCGCGTGCGCGCACGAGCAAGAAGAAGCTACCAAGCTCGATGGACGGATCCTCGCGGGGCAGTGTTACGGTTATCGTCGCACGCGGCTGCTGGCGTGTCGCTGCTCGCGAGATGCACTCGCATGCGTGTGCACTGGTCGCGTGGCGGCCGACGTATGTCGTGTGCGGGAGTACCACGGGACGACACACGACCGCGTGCCCGGTTCCGTGGTGGGGGGAAGAAACGAGACTAGGTGCGTGTCGCCGGAGTGGGGGTAACTTTTCTCCTGGGCTCCTCGAACCCGACGTGAATAGGAACCTCTCGCGCGGAGCCCCAACACGCTTCTGCCGGCGGAGGGGCGAGACGGCGGGACGGGCAGAAGGGTGGGGAGGGGGATCGAGCAAAGCGACGATCAAAAGGGGGCGAATTTCGTGGGAACGTCTGTGGCGCTTAGCTTTGCCGACCACCGAGTGTTCTGCGAAATCTGCCGCGATTATCGATCAATTATCACGAGGGATCCTTATAACTAGTTGTTTTGGACCTTTCTGCTGGACCAGATACCCTTATCAACCGATCGAATGTCGTTGAGAGATAATGCCTCTTGGGATTACGACGCTGTCCACCGAGGACGTGAATGAAATCATAAAGCACGACTTTGTTTAAACTACTTTTGGTCGAATTAAGTGGATCGAATTGCATGTTTGATTAAATGCTAAGCTTAATTTGAAGTACCTCGTCATTCCGAAAAGAAACGAACTACATTCCAATTACATTCTGTATCTGACAATCCTGTTATAGTATATCTAAAGTAAGGGTTTGAAAGTCAACACGTAATTGAAATGAGTCTGCGAGAAAAATGAAGGCAGGACGTAGATTTGCGCTCGATAGGAAGCAAGACTTCGAGTCGGTCCCACGTTTTCCCCCGATCCCGCAAATTGATATGTGCGCCACCATGAAATCACTTCCCTGACACCCCTGCATCGCCTCTCGGCACACAGAACTCGCACGGCTCTGGCGCGGTCACGAAGGGCGGAGGGTGGGCGTCTACGAGGGAGGGTGCTATCACGATAAAAGTTCACACAGGAATGGTACGTAGCACGCGCTCGCACGATTACCGCCGGCCGTGCGCCTGGGAACCAAGCTGACTAATCGTATCGTTAACTTTTCACTGCGGATCGATCGACCGCGATTAACCCACCCACGGAAACTGGTATATTCTTATTCGAAATGCCTTCTTTGCTATTTTTCATGTAACATAAACAAAGACTTTCGCCTGTTACTACCCGTACTATCTGTACAACCCTGCTACAGTTGCTATATAAAACTTAGCGGCGACCGGGAGTCTCCTAAGGAGCGCAAGAGTTAACGGTGTAATCGCTATGAAGTAGACGGTAGCGTTGGATTGTAACGTGCGTCTCGAATAACAACGCCGTATCACGCGGAGAGGACATATCGCGAGGATCCGCACACGCCCAGCACACGTCCAAGGAGCACGAGCAGAaacgaggggaaaaaagtgGATCGCGTGGCCGTGCGTGTACGCCGCGAGCCAGAGGCATTCTTCCTCGCCCGGTGTGGTCCGAATTCGCGTCGCCCATCGAGAGGAGTCCTTGCGCCGCGCATTATATCTCTCTCCCCGCGCACCCTTCTGCTCCTTTCAATCCCTGTCTCGCTGCCGAAGGGACAGCGTTCCCACAGGTACCCCCATGGCATGTCCTCGCGAATTAAGAAGGGAATCCGGCTTCGCATCTACCCTCCGAACTCGACTACGGCCTGCaacgtaatttttatctgaatTAATCGTATCTCGAATACCTCGGAATCGTAAAATCAAAAGGTGTT
Encoded here:
- the LOC128876980 gene encoding hairy/enhancer-of-split related with YRPW motif protein-like — protein: MWRVVVARSDENSTLLSSEIASGPVGPSHIPSLPGPPSGHHWGYPPPPHPSYQPQHPDMRHHHDMRPPHELRHPSSADLRPQELRHEMHRPDLRHPDMQRHQELHRPEMARHQDIRHQDMMRPDLGTEMRPGHEFPELKIDVADLRSQESGQQQQQQQQQQQQQQQQSQQGQAHQQRSMKRAMSDSDCDDVFSEESGKEPCNSPGGDSCQHASRKRRRGMIEKKRRDRINASLGELRRLVPAAARDPHSGKLEKAEILQLTVEHLRTLRNKGPEGYDSTKLAMDYHAVGWGECAAEVGRYLVTMEGLDERDPLRLRLLSHLQSFHREHPPSAVPATVPPATSLTSTTSTSSYEPASTVSAGMPAGTGTMPPLLGGSALGWSQYPGQYPQQQHGKPYRPWGAELAY